TGCGCAGAAGAAGCCGCGGGGCCGGCCGGTCTTCTCGGCGTGGCGGAACAGCCTGATGCCGTTCGCCGCAAGCGCGGCCGCAATGGTCTCGCCCTGACGGCCGGTCATTGTTCGGCCATCGAAGATGAAGTTGACCGGGCCGCGGTCCTCGAACGTGAGGATCGGATGCCGTTCAATTCGCCGGCCCGGAGAAAGCGACGAGCGACGAGCGCCGAACGACGAATTCCGGAATTCGGAATTCGGACTTCGAACTTCGGACTTTCGCCTAGAGGTTCTTGCGCGCATATTCCACCGCGTTCCGGAATATTGCAATGCCGTCCGGTTCGTCAATTCGTTCCCGATGCCAGCGGGGATGCTGTTCGCGCCGCACGAATCGCTCCGGGTGCGGCATCAGACCAAAGACGCGGCCGGTCCGGTCGCAGATGCCGGCGATGTTGTCTTCGGAGCCGTTGGGATTGTCCGGGAAAGTCACCGGCTCGTCCGTCAGTGTGGTGTAGCGCAGGCAGACCTGACGGTTGTCGTTGAGGCAGCGCAGGACTCTTGCTGACTTCGCTAGAAACTTGCCCTCGGCGTGCGCCACCGGCAGGTAGATGGGTGACTCGATGTTGCGGGTGAAGATGCCGGGAGAGTCTTCGACCTTGAGATAGACCCAGCGGTCTTCGTATCGGCCGGTGTCGTTGGTGTCGAGCGTCACCGTTTGCGGTTCAAAGGGCCGCTCGAAGGCAGGTAGGAGACCGCACTTGACCAGTACCTGGAATCCGTTGCAGATGCCGAGCACGAGCTTGCCGTCGCTGATGAATTGCTCGATCTGGTCGCGCAGAAAGTGCTTGAGCTCGTTGGCGAAGATACGGCCGGAGGCAATGTAGTCACCGTAAGAGAAACCTCCCGGTATCAACAGAATCTGAAAGTCCTTCAGCTTCTGCTCACCGGACCGGAACCGGTTTACGTGGACGACCTCGGAAACAGCGCCTACCAGTCCCAGGGCATAGGCCGATTCCTGGTCGCAGTTGGTGCCGGCAGCGAAGAGAACGCATGCTTTGACCACGGGAGGTGAGGATAGCCGGGGCTATCCGTCTGTCAAGCATCGGGAGTCCAGGACTTCGGACAGGTCACAAGCCTGAATGCAGATACCAGAATGGGCAGAATTGGCGTGATCAAACGACCCGATGCTCGTTTCCTGGTCCTTGCGGAGCTGATAGCCTGCGGCGCTTGACACGAGAAGGGACGCCGCTAGAACTTCCGGGTGCGCTTCAGATTCGGATTGCGCCTCGCTCAGTTTCTCGCAGTCGGTTTCCTGGTCGCGGCCGGATGCGGGCCGACAGTTCGGCCGGTCAACGGAGACGGCGGCGCCGGGGCCGTCGTGCAAGACTTCTACGGTCGGTTCGGCCGGCAGAAGGGGCTTGCATTCCTCAGTCTGTTTACGGACAGCGCCTGCTTCGATATCAAAGGCCTTGGCGTGAGCTTCGTCGACCGCGCTGACCTTGTGCGACTGGCTGACTATGGAGCGGCCGTGCATTCGCGGCTGGCAGGACGTGAGCTCGAAGTGAGTAAGGACACGGTTCGGTGCCGGTTCGATGAGACGAACGACTGGCTGGAATTGCTCGGTGTCAAGTGCGCTTCGTATGACGGCTGGTTCCTGGTTTCCGGAGCAAGGATTGCGGAGGCGCGGGTAAGTCTGACACCGCAGAGCAGCGACGAGTTGGGCGGCAAGATGGCGGGTTTCGTGACATGGCTTCGGAATCAAGACCCCAAAGCCCTGCAACGGCTGTTTCCCGGCGGCAGGCCGGCGTATGACCGCAACGTCGTGCCCGAGTTGATTTCCATGCTCCGGCAGTGGCAGTCGCGGGCGCGATAGGGCGCAGCCTTCAGGCGAAGTCAGAATCCAGAAGCGTGAGTGCGGAACGCAGGATTTCGGAGCGCTCCGCTTCTTGCAGACTCCCTTTCGGCTTGTGCTTTCGCTCGACCTCAAGGTCAACGTGCCTTTGTGGCGAACTCCTGTCTGTTCCTGGGCGGACCGTCGCCTTGTTGACTTTGGCTCTTGCTAACCTACAATTGCCTCTGATGAAAGTCGGCATTCCCAGGGCCCTGCTGTATCACCGCTATGGACGGTTTTGGGAGAAGTTCCTGACCGGCCTTGGCGTCGAGGTAGTGGTCAGCCGCAGGACCGACAAGGTCCTGCTTCAGAATGGGTTGGGATACGTGTCGAGCGAGGTCTGCCTGCCGATAAAGATAATGGCCGGTCATATTGAGGAGCTTGCCGGGCAGATTGACGTGCTGTTTCTCCCCCGGCTGATGTGGCTTGAGGACAAGCTTTACGCGTGCCCGAAGATGATCGGCATCGTAGACATTGCCCGGATGATGTTGGCCGCAACGGCCCCTGTCGGACAGCAGGCCGCAACGGCCCCTGTCGGACAGCGGGCGGACCGCGTACGGATTGTGGCCCCGAAGATACAAGGCAGTCTGTGGCTGCCACACTTCAGCGCCGGAATGGAGTTGTGCCATGACCCGGTACGCGTGGTGCGGGCTTTAGCCGCGGCAGGCCGGTACTTGCCGACCCACGGCGAGGTCCCGGAATTCCCGGCAGGCGAGAAACGGATTGCGCTTGTCGGCCACTTCTACAACCTCGGCGATGACTTCATCTCACGGCCGATGGTCGACACGTTCACCAGCCACGGCTATCGAATCTGTACCAAGGATGAACTGCCGGAGACGGTGCTGCGCAGCCGCTTGGGCTTTGCCCGTAAGATACGCTGGGTCTACGAGCGAGAGTTATACAACGCGTTCCAGTTCCTGGTCGACAAGGTCAGCGGGGTGTGCATGATTGTTTCAATGGGGTGCGGTCCGGACTCGCTCGTGGCCGAGTTCATGCGCGAGGAGGCACAAGAGCGGGACATCCCGTTTCTGCAACTGGTCATCGACGAGCACACCGGCACGGCCGGAATCGTGACGAGGATTGAGGCATTCCTGGAACTGGCGGAGCGGAGGCAGGCCAGCGTACGCAAGACCCCGGATTCTAGACTGAAGACTGGTAGACAAGTAAGAGCAGCCTGACCCGTCTGCCCGCAGATGAAAGCATCGTTCCCCAACCTCGGCTATGACACTTTCGCGCTGAAGACGTTGCTCGAGGACCTCGGGGCAGAGGTAATCCTGGCCCCGCCCAACTCCCGTCGGACAATCGAACTGGGTTCGCTCAATTCGCCCGAGCTGATATGCATGCCGTACAAGATCACGCTCGGGAACATGATCGAGGCCTTGGATCTCGGGGCGGACACGTTATTCATGGCTGCGGGCGCGCGCAAGTGCCGGTTCGGCTACTACCACTACCTGCACGAACGTGCTCTCAAGAACCTCGGTAAGGAGTGCCGGTTCATTGCGGTGACCCAATACTCGCCGTTCGACTTCGTCTTCAAAGTGATGCCCGACATATTCGGGGTGTCATCGTTCCGGGTTATGCGTGCGGTCGCGAAGATGCTGGCCAAGAGTCGTCTGACCCAGGAATTCCGGCAGTACCTGAACCGGAAGCGGGCGCTTGACTTCGACGCCGCAGAGCAGGCGAAGCCGAAGGCGCTGTCGGTCATCGAGCGGGCACACACGTTGAAGGAGATTCAGGCGGCCCGCGGCGAGGTCTTGCGAATGTTCAACTTGAACGGGACCGAGCCGCAGATTCGGCTGGGGCTGGTGGGGGAGATCTACTTCATGATCGAGCAGTTCGCCAGCCAGGAGATAGAAAAGGAGCTGGGCAAGATGGGTGCCGAGGTTGTGTTCGAGCGGAGCCTGTACCGGCACATCCGTCACCTGTTGTTCTCGGACCCGGCGTTTGCGCGTTCGGGCCATCTGGCGCGCCGCTATTTGCGGGAGTCGCCCGGCGGCGAGGCGATTCGCACCGTGGGCGAGGCGGTTCACTTCCAGCAGCAGGGGTTGGACGGTATCGTGCACATCTTTCCGTTCACCTGCATGCCGGAGAATATTGCGCTTGAGGCTCTGCAGAAGCTATCCGAAGAGACCGGCCTGCCGGTCCTGTCGCTGTCATTTGATGAGCATACGTCGAGGACTGGTTTGCTCACACGGCTCGAGGCATTTGTTGACCTGGTGAAGAGGAGAAAGCTTGGCCGAAGGCTACATCGGAATTGACGTCGGTTCGATTTCAACCAAGGGCGTGGTCGTTGACCGTGAGTTCAACGTGCTCGCCAGCCAGTATCTGCGTACGCAGGGCAACCCGATTGACTCCATCCGCCGGTTGCTGGCGGATTTGGGCGCGCAGGTCGGCTCGAGCGTGAAGGTACTGGGAGCGGGAACAACCGGATCGGCTCGCCGGCTGGCCGGAGTGATGGTGCAGGCCGACATCGTGAAGAACGAGATAATCACCCACGCGGTTGCGGCCAGCCACTTTCACCCCGAGGTCAGGACCGTCATCGAGATCGGGGGACAGGACTCGAAGATAATCATCCTGCGCGATGCTATCCCGGTCGACTTCGCGATGAACACGGTCTGCGCCGCCGGTACCGGCAGCTTCCTCGACCACCAGGCGACCCGGCTCGGCCGCCCGATTGAGGAGTTCGGCGGCCTTGCGCTGCGAGCCAAGAACCGTGTCAACATCGCGGGTCGCTGTACGGTGTTCGCCGAGAGCGACATGATTCACAAGGCCCAGCTCGGAATGTCGACCGAGGACATCGTAGCCGGGCTCTGCGACGCCATCGTCCGCAATTACATGAATACCGTGGCCAAGGGCAAAGAGATACACCCTTTGATACTGTTCCAAGGCGGGGTTGCGGCCAACGTCGGCGTCAAGAAGGCGTTCGAGCTTATGCTCGGGCACGAGGTGTTGGTGCCCGAGCACTTCCTCGTAATGGGCGCGGTCGGCGCCGCGATCGTTGCCTCGGAGGAGACCGACGGCAAGGGGACCCGCTTCGCCGGCTTCGATGTTGCCGACACCGCGTTCGAGACGCGGGCGTTCGAATGCGAGGGCTGCCCCAACCGATGCGAGGTGATTGAGACCCTGCGGGAGTCGGCGGTGATTGACCGCTACGGCGACCGGTGCGGGAAGTGGTCCAAGCTTTAGAGAATGACGAGTGACGAATTGCGGACGGGAGCTTAGGTTGATTACGATAGGTGCGATGGTGTTTGCATGTTTGGTGTGCGCACAGCCAAAGGAGAGTGCGATGGTAAGACAACCGGCGGTCGCAGGCCAGTTCTACCCGGACGACGCCAAGACTCTGGCCATGATGGTCGACTCGTTTGTGGCGCAGGCCCAGGAGCCGGCGATTCCGGGCCGGCTGATCGGACTTCAGGTTCCCCATGCGGGCTATCCCTTCTCCGGTCCAACTGCGGCGCACGCGTTCAAATTACTCAAGGGCATGGATTCGGTAACGGTGGTGATGCTGGGAACCAGCCACCACGTCATGCTGGATCATGCCGCGGTGTATCCGCGCGGGTCGTGGCATACCCCGCTGGGCAACGTGGCGATCGACGAGGCGCTGGCCAAGGCGATTATGGCACAGGACGATTTCTTTGCCGACATGCCCGAGGCGCACGCGCAGGAACACTCGATTGAAGTCGAGGTGCCGTTCCTGCAGCGGGTCCTTGGCAGGTTCAAGATTGTCCCAATCATGCTGCTCGAACCGACCTACGAGCAGTGCGAGCGGGTCGGCAAAGCCATCGCCAAGGTGGCGCGAGGCAAGAGGGTGCTGCTGCTCGCGTCCTCTGACCTGTTCCACGGTTACTCGTACACCGAGGCCAATCACGTCGACAGCACAACGTTCGGTTTGATGGCGAAGTTCGCCCCGAAAGCGTTCCATGATGCGCTGGACCGAGGCGATGCCCAGGCGTGCGGGGGCAATGCGATTACGGCCATGATGATCGCTGCACGCGAGTTGGGCGCTGACACGGCGGTAGTGCTGGCCACGACCAACTCGAACGATGTGGTCGGTGAAAAGGGCGGGTACGTTGTCGGCTACAGCGCGGTCGCGTTTACCGGAAAGAACCCGCAGACGGCGCCCATCACGGTTAACGACGGCCGGAAATCAGGCGATCCGTCGGATTCGTCCGAGCTGACCGAACTGGAACAGAAGAGCCTGCTACAGATCGCCCGGAGCACGCTGGAAAGCCACATCCGTTCCGGCAAGACTCCGGAGGCAAAGCCGCTTACGCCGCGGCTCGCCGAAAGCCGCGGACTGTTCGTGACCCTGAGCGAGCAAGGAGAACTGCGCGGGTGCATCGGCTACGTGGAACCGGTGAAACCGCTCTACCAGGCGGTGAGCGACATGGCGGTTGCGGCTTCGACCGAGGACCCCAGGTTCCCGCCGGTCGAGGTCGGCGAGTTGGGCAAGATCGACATTGAGATAACCGTGCTGAGCCCGCTGCGACCTTTGCCGAGCCTGGATTCCGTCATTGTCGGCAAGCACGGTCTGGTCATACGCAAGGGCTTCCGTTCCGGTCTGCTCCTGCCCCAGGTCCCGGTCGAACAGGGTTGGAACCGAGAGCAGTTCCTCTGCAATACCTGCCTGAAAGCCGGTCTGCCCCCGAGCGCCTACAAAGACAAAGACGCGCAGCTCTTCTGCTTCACCGGTCAGGTATTCAACGAGAAGGAACTGGGCCGGCAGCAGTAGCCGGCGGCCGGCAACGTCCGCCAGCCCTTGAACCGAGCCGCGGCGCGTGTCGCGGCTCTCCTCGTAGCTCTCCAAGGAACTCCGCTCGTTGGTTAGAAGGTTACCCGCAGAGTAATCCGGGAAGGAACTCTGACGGGAAAGCCGACTGTAACTCGGCAAGGAACCCCGGATTGAACCCGACCTGTTACCCGGCAAGGAACCGGACGAGGAACTCTACTCGTTGCTCGCGAAGTAGCGGAAGAAGTAACGCTGGAAGTAGCCGAACAAGTAGCCTTCATCGTTACTCGGCAAGTTGCTCGGATTGCGACTTCGGAAGCTATGAGGATAGCTACGGGGCAGGCATAGGAGGGGTCGGAAAGGGAATAGGGGCTAGTGGTTTGGAATTAGGGAGGTTAGCACGCGGACTGGCGGTCGGCGGAGTGTGCGCTATAATACACAAAAGGAGGTCTGGCCATGAGCGACGAGAGAGACGCTTCCGCGTGACCAAGGAGCTTAGCTTGAGGCTCAGAAGTCTGCGCAAAACTGCAATCCACAATCTGAAATACCGAATGGCCGTTAGCCATACGCTGTCAGTCGCAGGCCATCCTCGCCTCGACCGACAACTCAGCCGCAAGCAGCTCATTTGTGGATTGCGGCAGCATAGCGGGAGCTTCGCTCCCGCACTCCAAGGCCCGTCGCCTGAACCTTGACAAGACGAGAGAGAAGCCGATAATCAGTCGTCTCGGAGGTACAATGAAGTACGTTGCCAGTCTGGTCCCACTGCTGGCCGCGTTCGCTCTTGGCCAGTCGTGGGTGGTCGAGCAGGTAGATTCTACTGCCGCAGCCGGGTCGCCGGTCGAGTTGGTGAAGGCGGCTGACGGCAGGCTGTGGGCAGGCTACGGGACAAGGAGCGGGGCCGCCCGGGTCGCCTGCCTCGGTGACTCCGGCTGGAGCTTCACCGACGTGTGTTCTTCGGCTGCGCTTCCCGGGACCAGCTATCGTCCGTTCCTGGCTGCC
This bacterium DNA region includes the following protein-coding sequences:
- a CDS encoding (2Fe-2S)-binding protein; protein product: MRARTSRRKSEVRSPNSEFRNSSFGARRSSLSPGRRIERHPILTFEDRGPVNFIFDGRTMTGRQGETIAAALAANGIRLFRHAEKTGRPRGFFCAVGKCSSCLMVVDGQPNTMVCMEPLREGVKVERQSGRGKLT
- the purQ gene encoding phosphoribosylformylglycinamidine synthase I codes for the protein MVKACVLFAAGTNCDQESAYALGLVGAVSEVVHVNRFRSGEQKLKDFQILLIPGGFSYGDYIASGRIFANELKHFLRDQIEQFISDGKLVLGICNGFQVLVKCGLLPAFERPFEPQTVTLDTNDTGRYEDRWVYLKVEDSPGIFTRNIESPIYLPVAHAEGKFLAKSARVLRCLNDNRQVCLRYTTLTDEPVTFPDNPNGSEDNIAGICDRTGRVFGLMPHPERFVRREQHPRWHRERIDEPDGIAIFRNAVEYARKNL
- a CDS encoding acyl-CoA dehydratase activase-related protein translates to MKVGIPRALLYHRYGRFWEKFLTGLGVEVVVSRRTDKVLLQNGLGYVSSEVCLPIKIMAGHIEELAGQIDVLFLPRLMWLEDKLYACPKMIGIVDIARMMLAATAPVGQQAATAPVGQRADRVRIVAPKIQGSLWLPHFSAGMELCHDPVRVVRALAAAGRYLPTHGEVPEFPAGEKRIALVGHFYNLGDDFISRPMVDTFTSHGYRICTKDELPETVLRSRLGFARKIRWVYERELYNAFQFLVDKVSGVCMIVSMGCGPDSLVAEFMREEAQERDIPFLQLVIDEHTGTAGIVTRIEAFLELAERRQASVRKTPDSRLKTGRQVRAA
- a CDS encoding acyl-CoA dehydratase activase, giving the protein MAEGYIGIDVGSISTKGVVVDREFNVLASQYLRTQGNPIDSIRRLLADLGAQVGSSVKVLGAGTTGSARRLAGVMVQADIVKNEIITHAVAASHFHPEVRTVIEIGGQDSKIIILRDAIPVDFAMNTVCAAGTGSFLDHQATRLGRPIEEFGGLALRAKNRVNIAGRCTVFAESDMIHKAQLGMSTEDIVAGLCDAIVRNYMNTVAKGKEIHPLILFQGGVAANVGVKKAFELMLGHEVLVPEHFLVMGAVGAAIVASEETDGKGTRFAGFDVADTAFETRAFECEGCPNRCEVIETLRESAVIDRYGDRCGKWSKL
- the amrB gene encoding AmmeMemoRadiSam system protein B, with the protein product MVRQPAVAGQFYPDDAKTLAMMVDSFVAQAQEPAIPGRLIGLQVPHAGYPFSGPTAAHAFKLLKGMDSVTVVMLGTSHHVMLDHAAVYPRGSWHTPLGNVAIDEALAKAIMAQDDFFADMPEAHAQEHSIEVEVPFLQRVLGRFKIVPIMLLEPTYEQCERVGKAIAKVARGKRVLLLASSDLFHGYSYTEANHVDSTTFGLMAKFAPKAFHDALDRGDAQACGGNAITAMMIAARELGADTAVVLATTNSNDVVGEKGGYVVGYSAVAFTGKNPQTAPITVNDGRKSGDPSDSSELTELEQKSLLQIARSTLESHIRSGKTPEAKPLTPRLAESRGLFVTLSEQGELRGCIGYVEPVKPLYQAVSDMAVAASTEDPRFPPVEVGELGKIDIEITVLSPLRPLPSLDSVIVGKHGLVIRKGFRSGLLLPQVPVEQGWNREQFLCNTCLKAGLPPSAYKDKDAQLFCFTGQVFNEKELGRQQ